The nucleotide window TTTCGTCGTAACCGACGGGTTCGTCGACTTCGGCGAACACCAGCGGGCCGCTGATCTCAGTGATTGTCTGGTACTCTTTCATGATTAGTACAGGCTCCGAATCTGTTCTTTGAGATCCGATTCGAGCTCGTCGATGAACTCGTTCCACTCATCGGACGTGTTCATCCGGTTCAGGCGTGGAACGGCGTCGACGTCCTGAATCTCCTCGACCGGGACGCCGGCCTCGAGTGCATCGAAGGCCTCGTCGTTGAACGTCTTGATCGCGAGAAGCATCCGGTAGGTCTTCTTCGGTTCACAGTAAGTGTCGACGTCGTGGAACGCGTTCTGCTGGAGCCACGCCTCACGCAGGTAGCGTGCGACTTCCAGTGTGAGCTGCTGGTCCTCCGGCAGCGCGTCTTTCCCGACGAGCTGGACGATCTCTTGGAGTTCGTCCTCTTCGTCGAGCACGTCGACGGCCCACTGACGAACCTCCGGCCAGTCGTCGGAGACGTTGTCGCGGAACCACGGGTCGAGTTGCTGTCGATACAGCGAGTACGACTCGTTCCAGTTGATCGACGGGAAGTGTCGACGCTCGGCGAGGTCTGCGTCCAGTGCCCAGAACGTCTTGACGATACGCAGCGTGTTCTGGGTCACGGGCTCCGAGAAGTCGCCACCGGGTGGGGAGACGGCACCGATTGCCGTCACCGACCCTTCGAGGCCGTTCATCAGCTGGAACTTTCCGGCGCGCTCGTAGAACTCCGAGAGCGACGCAGCGAGGTATGCTGGATACCCCTCTTCGCCGGGCATCTCCTCGAGTCGGCTCGAAATCTCACGCATGGCCTCTGCCCACCGGGAGGTGGAGTCGGCCATCAGTGCGACGTCGTAGCCCATGTCGCGGAAGTACTCCGCGATCGTGATCCCCGTGTAGATACAGGATTCACGGGCTGCGACGGGCATGTTGGACGTGTTCGCGATGAGACACGTCCGAGACATGAGCGGCTTGCCGGTCTTCGGGTCTTCCAGTTCTGGGAAGTCCTCGATGACCTCGGTCATCTCGTTGCCACGCTCACCACAGCCAACGTAGACGACGATGTCCGCGTCGGCCCATTTGGCGAGCTGGTGCTGAGTAACCGTCTTCCCGGAGCCGAACGGACCGGGAATCGCAGCGGTCCCACCTTTGGCGATCGGGAAGAGACCGTCGAGGATCCGCTGCCCACTGACCAGCGGCACCGTCGGCGTTTCCTTCGTATCTGCAGGACGGGCCTGTCGAACGGGCCACTCCTGGTGCATCGTGATCTCCTCGCCGGAGTCGAGTTCGACGACGACTTCGTCGACCGTGAACTCGCCGCTCTCGACCGACGTGACTTCGCCGCCCTCGTAATCCGGCGGGACCATCACTTTGTGGGTGATGCTCTCGGTCTCCGGGACTTCGCCGACGATGTCGCCGGCGTCGACGCTGTCACCAACGTCGACGGTCGGAGTGAACTCCCACTCCGTCTCGAAGTCGATACCGGGTGCGTCGACTCCACGGTCCAAGAAGGCCGTTCCCATCTTCTCCTCGAGAACGTCGAGTGGACGCTGGACGCCGTCGTAGATGGCGTCGAGCACACCCGGTCCGAGGTCGACTGAAAGCGGCTCGCCCGTGTTCTCGACGGGTTCGCCCGGGCCAACGCCCGAGGTTTCTTCGTAAACCTGAATCGTCGTACTGTTCCCTTCGATCTCGATGACCTCGCCCATCAGCCCTTCGTCGCCGACGTAGACGACGTCGTTCATCCGGGCGTCGAGGTCCGTGGCGGTCACGACCGGACCACTCACGCTTTCGATAACACCGTCCTCCTGGACGGTTTCGGTGTCTTGTGCCTGACTCATAGTGTTACTCGCTGTCTTCTTCCATTAGGTCGATACCGATCGCACGTTTGATCTGGTCGCGCAGTCCGCCGCCACCCGTACCGCTTCCGATGGTGACGACGACCGGTTCGACGCTCGTTTCGACGTTCTGGCGAACAGACCGCGACAGATGCTCGAGGTCGTCGTCGTGCATGACGACGATCCCGACGCCCTCGTCGTCGAGGACGTCGGTGACGGCATCGTCGAGTTCCGCCGCTTTGTCGCCGTCCGGGACGTTTTCGAACCGGCGGACGCCCGCAAGACGGAAGCCGGTCGTGAACTCCGGACTGCCAACGACTGCGATTTCCTGGCTCATAGGATCACCAGCTCTTCTTCGATCTCGCTTTCTTCGAGGCCGACCTCTCGACCGCGCGCGATCGCACGGATGTTTTCGACCTCGCGCTCTTTCGCGAGGATATACGACAGCACGGCCGAGACGGAGGCCGGGTAGATACTCGAGAGCGTATCCGCGTACTCGAGCAACGCAGCGTCTAGTGCGTGCTCGAACTGGATAAGGCTGTCAGCATCGCGCAGCCGATCGAGCGCTCCCGAGAGCCGGTCGCCGTAGCGTT belongs to Natronorubrum aibiense and includes:
- a CDS encoding ATP synthase subunit A; translation: MSQAQDTETVQEDGVIESVSGPVVTATDLDARMNDVVYVGDEGLMGEVIEIEGNSTTIQVYEETSGVGPGEPVENTGEPLSVDLGPGVLDAIYDGVQRPLDVLEEKMGTAFLDRGVDAPGIDFETEWEFTPTVDVGDSVDAGDIVGEVPETESITHKVMVPPDYEGGEVTSVESGEFTVDEVVVELDSGEEITMHQEWPVRQARPADTKETPTVPLVSGQRILDGLFPIAKGGTAAIPGPFGSGKTVTQHQLAKWADADIVVYVGCGERGNEMTEVIEDFPELEDPKTGKPLMSRTCLIANTSNMPVAARESCIYTGITIAEYFRDMGYDVALMADSTSRWAEAMREISSRLEEMPGEEGYPAYLAASLSEFYERAGKFQLMNGLEGSVTAIGAVSPPGGDFSEPVTQNTLRIVKTFWALDADLAERRHFPSINWNESYSLYRQQLDPWFRDNVSDDWPEVRQWAVDVLDEEDELQEIVQLVGKDALPEDQQLTLEVARYLREAWLQQNAFHDVDTYCEPKKTYRMLLAIKTFNDEAFDALEAGVPVEEIQDVDAVPRLNRMNTSDEWNEFIDELESDLKEQIRSLY
- a CDS encoding V-type ATP synthase subunit F translates to MSQEIAVVGSPEFTTGFRLAGVRRFENVPDGDKAAELDDAVTDVLDDEGVGIVVMHDDDLEHLSRSVRQNVETSVEPVVVTIGSGTGGGGLRDQIKRAIGIDLMEEDSE